In Hyperolius riggenbachi isolate aHypRig1 chromosome 10, aHypRig1.pri, whole genome shotgun sequence, a genomic segment contains:
- the LOC137535355 gene encoding S-antigen protein-like produces MEERDMMGTIKEEEVEKYVRSDQQSMEEGDMMGTIKEEEEKYVRSDQQSMEKGDMIRTIKEEEVEKYARSDQQSMKEGDLMRIIKEEEEEEKYVRSGQQSMEKGDMMGTIKEEEDMTYVKDDQQSMEEGDMMRTIKVEEETCEE; encoded by the coding sequence atggaggagcgtgacatgatggggacaattaaagaagaagaagtagagaagtatgtgaggagtgatcagcagtctatggaggagggggacatgatggggacaattaaagaggaagaagagaagtatgtgaggagtgatcagcagtctatggagaagggtgacatgataaggacaattaaagaagaagaagtagagaaGTAtgcgaggagtgatcagcagtctatgaaggagggtgacctgatgaggataatcaaagaagaagaagaagaagagaagtatgtgaggagtggtcagcagtctatggagaagggtgacatgatggggaccatTAAGGAGGAAGAAGACATGACATATGTGAAGGATGATCAGCAGTccatggaggagggggacatgatgaggacaattaaagtggaagaagagacatgtgaggagtga